A genomic region of Paenibacillus sp. PL2-23 contains the following coding sequences:
- the murQ gene encoding N-acetylmuramic acid 6-phosphate etherase translates to MNDYLARLTTEGINAGSAMIDELTTEQMLMLINQEDATVPAAVAAELPAIAEAVEALHRSLSGGGRMYYIGAGTSGRLGVLDASECPPTFGTDPLLIQGHIAGGDVALRVAVEGCEDDGDEGRALMDRIGITSKDAVVGISASGSAAYVIEGLRRARELGAVTICVVNNKDTKLEEVSDITIAPVVGPEVIAGSTRLKAGTAQKLVLNMLSTGTMVKLGKTYNNLMVDMKASNKKLYDRALRMIKSTTQVEHHVAEDALQRAALDCKLAIMMVKSGLEAEAAAKLLQECGGSLKRAIRVCTKVM, encoded by the coding sequence ATGAATGACTACTTAGCTCGTTTAACGACGGAGGGGATTAATGCCGGATCGGCCATGATCGACGAACTGACGACGGAGCAGATGCTCATGCTCATTAATCAGGAAGACGCGACGGTCCCGGCGGCGGTAGCGGCAGAGCTGCCTGCAATAGCAGAAGCTGTGGAAGCGCTTCACCGGTCGCTGTCAGGCGGCGGCAGAATGTATTACATCGGCGCCGGCACGTCAGGCAGGCTGGGTGTATTGGATGCTTCGGAATGTCCTCCGACCTTCGGCACAGACCCGCTGCTCATTCAAGGGCATATTGCAGGCGGAGATGTGGCGCTGCGGGTCGCGGTCGAGGGCTGCGAGGACGATGGAGACGAAGGCAGAGCGCTGATGGACCGCATTGGCATTACAAGCAAGGATGCGGTGGTCGGCATATCGGCCAGCGGCAGCGCGGCTTACGTTATTGAAGGGTTGCGCAGAGCCAGAGAGCTTGGCGCGGTAACGATCTGCGTCGTGAACAACAAGGACACGAAGCTGGAGGAAGTAAGCGACATTACCATCGCGCCGGTCGTTGGACCGGAAGTGATTGCAGGCTCGACGAGACTGAAGGCGGGCACAGCTCAGAAGCTGGTGCTGAACATGCTGTCGACAGGCACGATGGTGAAGCTGGGCAAGACGTACAACAATCTCATGGTAGACATGAAGGCGAGCAACAAGAAGCTGTACGACCGCGCCCTGCGCATGATTAAGTCAACCACGCAGGTGGAGCATCACGTTGCGGAGGATGCCCTGCAGCGAGCTGCACTGGATTGCAAGCTCGCGATCATGATGGTCAAGTCGGGCCTGGAGGCTGAAGCGGCGGCAAAGCTGCTGCAGGAATGCGGCGGGAGTTTGAAGAGGGCTATTCGCGTTTGCACCAAAGTCATGTAA
- a CDS encoding BadF/BadG/BcrA/BcrD ATPase family protein — MKMVAGLDGGGTKTTVTLADESGVVRHLFSAGPLNVNGQDAESVHRTVADICAEIDGASPGGIGECAALCVGAAGISNPAVSGLLTAGLRAGGFAGELVLVGDHVTALSGALEGGPGAIVIAGTGSIAYGRNGSGQTHRAGGFGHLIDDGGSGYSLGRDLLAAVVRSSDGREEPTVMADLVYRELDISSMPELIGFVYDKSRGKKEIAALAPLVFQACESGDLAALRIVRDNADALAATASAVVSRLALQSGELALLGSVLTMSQRMRDAFQERMSWREPLVRCIEPKRDTSYGAVLLALKALRG; from the coding sequence ATGAAGATGGTTGCGGGGCTGGACGGCGGCGGCACGAAGACGACGGTGACATTGGCTGACGAAAGCGGTGTGGTGCGGCATTTGTTCTCCGCGGGGCCTCTGAATGTGAATGGGCAGGACGCAGAGAGTGTACATCGGACGGTGGCGGACATATGCGCGGAGATCGATGGAGCCAGTCCAGGTGGCATTGGGGAGTGTGCCGCTTTATGCGTGGGTGCTGCCGGTATCAGTAATCCAGCGGTGAGCGGGCTGCTGACGGCCGGACTAAGGGCTGGCGGGTTTGCGGGAGAGCTGGTGCTGGTTGGCGATCATGTGACCGCGCTAAGCGGCGCGCTGGAAGGAGGGCCGGGTGCGATTGTCATCGCGGGCACGGGCTCTATTGCGTATGGCAGGAACGGAAGCGGACAGACGCATCGGGCTGGCGGCTTCGGCCATCTCATTGATGATGGCGGAAGCGGCTATAGCCTGGGGCGAGATCTGCTGGCGGCCGTCGTGCGTTCGTCTGATGGACGGGAGGAGCCGACCGTTATGGCCGACCTTGTTTACCGCGAGCTCGATATAAGCTCAATGCCGGAGCTGATCGGCTTTGTCTATGACAAGAGCCGAGGCAAAAAGGAGATTGCCGCGCTTGCTCCCCTTGTATTCCAGGCGTGCGAGTCGGGCGACTTGGCTGCGCTTCGGATTGTCCGCGACAATGCGGACGCTCTGGCGGCGACGGCTTCGGCCGTTGTGAGCCGCTTGGCGCTGCAGAGTGGTGAGCTAGCCTTGCTGGGAAGCGTGCTGACAATGAGCCAGCGCATGCGTGATGCATTCCAGGAGCGAATGAGTTGGCGCGAGCCTCTGGTGCGATGCATCGAGCCCAAGCGGGATACCTCCTACGGTGCGGTGCTGCTGGCGCTGAAGGCGCTTCGCGGCTGA
- a CDS encoding sugar ABC transporter permease, whose amino-acid sequence MAQGTTKIRNRLNRGDSAWAYAFIAVALIGYALFTAYPVISAFIISFQEYKPLGSEYIGFDNYAETFTSELFGKAVWNTIVYTVLTVPVALVLSFAVAIMIMPLKKWAQTTFKAIYYLPAVASGVALSVVWLWIYDPLPGGVLNQILALFGIDNQNWLGSSSTSMFSLVFMSWLSSHGTSIIIYVAALLGIDESYYEAADIDGASFWQKMWHIVLPCLKPTTLFLLVTGVIGSFQVFQNAYLMTGGGPDHSTTMVGLLIFDTAFKYFEFGKAAAQSLVLALMIGIIALIQFKFLGKDVEY is encoded by the coding sequence ATGGCTCAAGGGACAACCAAGATTAGAAATCGACTGAACCGGGGAGACAGCGCTTGGGCATATGCCTTCATCGCGGTTGCCTTGATCGGATACGCGCTGTTCACGGCTTATCCCGTCATTAGCGCTTTTATCATCAGCTTTCAGGAATACAAGCCGCTAGGCTCCGAATATATCGGCTTTGACAATTACGCGGAAACCTTCACAAGCGAGCTGTTCGGCAAAGCCGTCTGGAACACAATCGTGTACACCGTGCTCACTGTGCCGGTAGCGCTGGTCCTGTCCTTTGCGGTCGCCATCATGATTATGCCGCTCAAGAAATGGGCGCAGACGACCTTCAAGGCGATCTACTATCTGCCTGCGGTCGCGTCCGGCGTAGCCTTGTCCGTCGTATGGCTCTGGATCTACGATCCTCTGCCGGGCGGCGTGCTGAACCAGATTCTTGCCCTGTTCGGCATCGACAATCAGAACTGGCTGGGCTCCAGCTCCACCTCCATGTTCTCGCTTGTATTCATGTCCTGGCTGTCCAGCCACGGCACGAGCATCATTATCTACGTGGCGGCGCTGCTGGGCATCGACGAGAGCTATTACGAGGCGGCGGACATTGACGGGGCATCCTTCTGGCAGAAAATGTGGCACATCGTCCTTCCCTGCTTGAAGCCGACGACGCTGTTCCTGCTTGTGACGGGTGTAATCGGGTCGTTCCAGGTGTTCCAGAACGCTTACCTGATGACGGGCGGCGGACCGGACCATTCCACGACGATGGTGGGCTTGCTTATTTTCGACACCGCGTTCAAATATTTCGAATTCGGCAAAGCGGCGGCGCAATCGCTGGTCCTTGCCCTGATGATCGGCATTATCGCGTTGATCCAGTTCAAGTTCCTGGGCAAAGACGTGGAATATTAG
- a CDS encoding DUF1343 domain-containing protein, with protein MVRNGIDNIEAYSSLFKGKRLGLITSPTGLAADFRSTIDILHERFGLAAMFSPEHGVRGDLAAGALVDTYRDSATGVPVYSLYRKDAKRLTQEMLDAVDMVVYDIQDVGTRYYTFIYTMLYALEDCAKAGKPFVVLDRLNPLDGVTVEGNVLKEGFASFVGNYPLAVRYGLTAGEVATMANAEQGWGAELHVVPCIGWSRELTFSQLGRPWIPPSMGIPRFHTALLYPGTCLFEGTNLSEGRGTTAPFELIGAPFVDAELLAGEMNAKGLTGVYFRPAYFKPTFSKHEGELCRGVYIHVLDERALQPVELGVELLFTVKRLFGEEFSFLPPVRENGRPFIDLLCGDSVYRDEAVDVPELLERFREESRLFAERKRVFHLY; from the coding sequence ATGGTCAGGAATGGTATTGACAATATAGAGGCATATTCCAGTCTGTTCAAAGGCAAGCGGCTCGGTCTCATTACGTCACCGACGGGACTTGCGGCGGATTTCCGCTCGACGATTGACATCCTGCATGAGCGATTCGGGCTTGCGGCGATGTTCTCGCCGGAGCACGGCGTAAGAGGCGATCTGGCGGCGGGCGCCTTGGTGGACACCTACAGGGATTCGGCGACGGGCGTGCCAGTCTACAGCCTATACAGGAAGGATGCCAAGCGGCTGACACAGGAGATGCTGGACGCGGTGGATATGGTCGTCTATGATATTCAGGATGTAGGCACACGTTATTATACATTTATATACACGATGCTGTATGCGCTGGAGGACTGCGCGAAGGCGGGCAAGCCGTTTGTGGTGCTGGACCGGCTGAACCCGCTGGACGGCGTAACGGTGGAGGGCAATGTGCTGAAGGAGGGGTTCGCATCCTTCGTCGGTAATTACCCGCTGGCGGTGCGTTATGGATTGACGGCGGGCGAGGTGGCGACAATGGCGAACGCGGAGCAGGGCTGGGGCGCAGAGCTGCATGTTGTGCCCTGCATCGGCTGGTCGAGGGAGCTGACGTTCTCGCAGCTGGGTCGACCGTGGATTCCGCCGTCAATGGGCATTCCGCGGTTTCATACGGCGCTGCTCTATCCTGGTACGTGCCTGTTCGAGGGCACGAATCTGTCGGAGGGGCGAGGCACAACGGCTCCTTTCGAGCTGATTGGCGCGCCGTTCGTGGATGCGGAGCTGCTGGCGGGTGAGATGAACGCGAAGGGGCTGACGGGCGTTTATTTCCGCCCCGCGTACTTCAAGCCGACGTTCTCGAAGCATGAGGGCGAGCTCTGCCGCGGCGTCTACATTCATGTGCTGGACGAGCGCGCGCTGCAGCCAGTCGAGCTAGGCGTGGAGCTGCTGTTCACGGTGAAGCGGCTGTTCGGCGAGGAGTTCTCGTTCCTGCCGCCGGTCCGCGAGAACGGCCGGCCGTTCATCGACCTGCTGTGCGGAGACAGCGTCTACCGTGACGAGGCGGTCGATGTGCCGGAGCTGCTGGAGCGCTTCCGCGAGGAGAGCCGCCTTTTCGCGGAGCGGAAGCGGGTCTTTCATTTGTATTAA
- a CDS encoding carbohydrate ABC transporter permease, translating to MALYNNHLGNRAAKYARNTVIVVLLLLFALATLFPIYFMIMSSFGDPIEAGAVSYSLWPGKISLESYKFFFEFSEHSYRWLLNSLIVATAVMVSNVVFATTAGYAFSKISFKGRGLLFAVLLAAMMIPYQVTQVPLYILIVNIFEIQNTYQALILPSIVTVYNIFLAKQFMGSIPGEILESAKVEGANQLKILTTIILPLSKTVMAVMAILTFMDTWNTFFWPFLVTNTMDMQTIQVGLKNFRFANTTYFAPMMAGATISAVPMFILFFSLQRYFLEGVTVGAVKG from the coding sequence ATGGCCTTGTATAACAATCATCTGGGCAATCGCGCAGCCAAGTACGCACGGAATACGGTTATAGTCGTCCTCCTTCTGCTGTTTGCTCTCGCGACTTTGTTCCCGATTTATTTCATGATCATGTCCTCCTTCGGCGATCCGATCGAGGCGGGCGCGGTCAGCTACTCCTTATGGCCGGGCAAAATATCGCTGGAATCGTACAAGTTTTTCTTCGAATTCAGCGAGCACTCCTACCGCTGGCTGCTCAACTCGCTTATTGTGGCGACCGCGGTCATGGTGTCGAACGTGGTGTTCGCGACCACGGCGGGCTACGCGTTCTCCAAGATCAGCTTCAAGGGACGCGGTCTTCTGTTTGCGGTGCTGCTTGCGGCGATGATGATTCCTTATCAGGTGACGCAGGTGCCGCTGTATATTTTGATCGTGAACATTTTCGAGATTCAGAATACGTACCAGGCGCTTATTCTGCCTTCCATCGTGACGGTGTATAACATCTTCCTCGCGAAGCAGTTCATGGGCTCCATTCCCGGGGAAATTCTGGAGAGCGCCAAGGTGGAGGGCGCGAATCAGCTCAAAATATTAACCACGATTATATTGCCGCTGTCCAAGACGGTCATGGCCGTGATGGCGATCCTGACGTTTATGGATACATGGAACACGTTCTTCTGGCCGTTCCTCGTGACGAACACGATGGATATGCAGACAATCCAGGTTGGCCTAAAAAACTTCCGCTTTGCCAACACAACTTATTTTGCACCGATGATGGCGGGTGCAACCATCTCGGCGGTGCCGATGTTCATTCTGTTCTTTAGCCTCCAGCGTTACTTCCTTGAGGGCGTAACGGTGGGAGCGGTGAAGGGGTAA
- a CDS encoding PIG-L family deacetylase, which yields MKEREPVTILGIGAHVGDMELVAGGVMASHFLKGDKIATLALTAGERGVPAGRDKEEYREQKVREAHTFAGMLGGEAYVLDYEDGEVPDDGEIRMRVADVIRLVKPNIIITHHCNSMHKDHAATHRIVNDARYFAAIPTFERELPAHFAAKLYYGENWEDAVGYVPYVYVDFDQQAFDLWIEALSTHWFVTGSKSFNYMDYYKSLARVRGLEARKEYAETFMVAPESMKLRQSEL from the coding sequence ATGAAGGAGAGGGAACCGGTTACGATTCTGGGCATTGGCGCCCATGTGGGGGATATGGAGCTTGTGGCGGGAGGCGTGATGGCCAGCCACTTCCTGAAGGGCGACAAGATCGCGACGCTGGCATTGACGGCGGGTGAGCGAGGTGTGCCGGCGGGACGGGACAAGGAGGAGTACCGCGAGCAGAAGGTGCGGGAGGCGCATACGTTCGCCGGCATGCTGGGCGGCGAGGCTTACGTGCTGGACTACGAGGATGGCGAGGTGCCGGACGATGGGGAGATCCGGATGCGCGTTGCGGATGTCATTCGGCTCGTGAAGCCGAACATCATCATTACGCATCACTGCAATAGCATGCACAAGGACCATGCCGCGACGCATCGGATTGTGAACGATGCCCGGTATTTTGCGGCGATTCCGACGTTCGAGCGGGAGCTCCCGGCTCATTTTGCCGCTAAGCTGTATTATGGGGAGAACTGGGAGGATGCGGTTGGCTATGTCCCGTACGTGTACGTGGACTTCGACCAGCAGGCGTTCGATCTGTGGATCGAGGCGCTGTCGACGCATTGGTTCGTGACGGGCAGCAAGTCGTTCAACTATATGGACTACTATAAGTCGCTTGCTCGGGTGAGAGGGCTGGAGGCGCGCAAGGAGTACGCGGAGACGTTCATGGTAGCGCCGGAGAGCATGAAGCTTCGGCAGTCGGAGCTGTAG
- a CDS encoding extracellular solute-binding protein, which produces MKRKTKFASTVLALMLSVGALSACSSNGGNNGNADPSNAPGTNPTASSEAPAAKDTITALLPPVSPKYQENFEQMAADFNKLYPNLTLKIEPASWEDMTQKLDTQVNAGSPPDLAFTNSESIAKYADLGMMMDISPYLTPEMIGDFDEIPYGYMTKEGKQYGLPAYLAVHSIGGNKQFLEEAGIDYKKVQQSGWTYDEFREAIKKGVVKEGDATKRYGFVFATAGVASKDYLGILVKGAGMPYPFTEDNKYAYTDEKYLTVLKAIRELIDDGSMPKELGSIDAGKRWNMFLTGQTMITGKGLAVFENSANTNNKKLEANDGSAVADSIKAEYIVLPMPSFAGQPAVSHAVVDGYVAFRGKKEPTEEHAANVAKAAYFLASGQVAATTNTDLFLSHITDSARKAAEGVDTGRNSDNIAADEALLKQAPPARDIPTELAADAIKLENEVIIPKLQALLAGEITPEEMFEAVKKAAVEKFGADGVV; this is translated from the coding sequence ATGAAAAGAAAAACAAAATTCGCTTCAACTGTTTTGGCACTCATGTTATCCGTAGGCGCATTATCCGCTTGTTCCTCGAACGGCGGGAACAATGGCAATGCAGATCCAAGCAACGCTCCTGGCACCAATCCTACTGCATCCAGCGAAGCGCCTGCGGCGAAGGACACCATTACGGCCCTGCTGCCGCCTGTATCGCCGAAGTACCAAGAGAATTTCGAGCAGATGGCCGCCGACTTCAACAAGTTGTATCCCAATCTGACGCTCAAGATTGAGCCGGCCAGCTGGGAGGACATGACGCAGAAGCTGGACACGCAAGTGAACGCGGGCAGCCCGCCGGATCTGGCCTTTACGAACTCCGAGAGCATTGCGAAGTACGCTGATCTCGGCATGATGATGGATATCTCGCCTTATCTGACGCCGGAGATGATAGGGGACTTCGACGAAATCCCCTACGGCTACATGACGAAGGAAGGCAAGCAATACGGACTTCCGGCTTACCTGGCTGTGCACTCCATCGGCGGCAACAAGCAGTTCCTGGAGGAAGCGGGCATCGATTACAAAAAAGTGCAGCAAAGCGGCTGGACCTACGACGAGTTCCGCGAGGCCATTAAGAAGGGCGTCGTGAAGGAAGGCGACGCGACCAAGCGTTACGGCTTCGTATTCGCGACGGCGGGCGTAGCCTCCAAGGACTACCTGGGCATCCTGGTGAAGGGCGCGGGAATGCCGTATCCGTTCACAGAAGATAATAAATATGCGTATACCGACGAAAAATATCTCACGGTTCTGAAGGCCATTCGCGAATTGATCGACGATGGCTCCATGCCGAAGGAGCTGGGCTCCATCGACGCCGGCAAGCGCTGGAACATGTTCCTGACGGGCCAGACGATGATTACGGGCAAGGGTCTTGCCGTATTCGAGAATTCGGCCAACACGAACAACAAGAAGCTCGAAGCGAATGACGGCAGCGCCGTAGCGGACAGCATCAAAGCGGAATACATCGTTCTGCCGATGCCGTCGTTCGCAGGCCAGCCAGCTGTATCCCATGCGGTAGTCGACGGCTATGTCGCATTCCGCGGCAAGAAGGAGCCAACGGAGGAGCATGCGGCGAACGTGGCCAAAGCGGCTTATTTCCTGGCCAGCGGCCAAGTGGCGGCGACGACGAACACGGACCTGTTCCTGTCCCACATCACGGACAGCGCTCGCAAGGCGGCTGAAGGCGTGGACACAGGCCGCAATTCTGACAACATCGCAGCTGACGAAGCGCTTCTGAAGCAAGCGCCGCCTGCCCGCGATATTCCGACAGAGCTGGCTGCCGACGCGATTAAGCTGGAGAACGAAGTCATTATACCGAAGCTTCAGGCGCTTCTTGCCGGAGAGATTACGCCGGAGGAAATGTTCGAGGCGGTGAAGAAGGCCGCGGTTGAGAAGTTCGGCGCAGACGGGGTTGTATAG
- a CDS encoding GNAT family N-acetyltransferase, with the protein MLAVWEDRYKTETIALWNKEAVKDGYKEMNEALFSTVFLDNAYFDGGCTFVWLEEGRVVGFACGCTGDDLPLGDAAGYITCIVLEAGYASEGTYASLLGAMEERFKELGRKQGDVLFFNPMQLPWYIPGTDRHEHNNAPGVPRGSALHGFLLQQGYAERATQCAMYLKLGDFRVPESILAKEEKAAAQGYAVELLDPAKHHGVPTMLEALGNPLWKREIGRSLEDGTPVVIAALNGEAVGFAGPVIRQANGRGYFAGIGVRSEHEGHGLGSSLFFRLCEAFQRIGTDYMSLYTGSNNPAMGIYEKAGFRTVRTFAIMRKELAE; encoded by the coding sequence ATGTTAGCGGTTTGGGAAGACCGTTACAAGACGGAGACCATTGCTTTGTGGAATAAGGAAGCGGTGAAGGACGGCTACAAGGAGATGAACGAGGCGCTTTTTTCGACGGTGTTTTTGGATAACGCTTACTTCGATGGGGGGTGCACGTTCGTCTGGCTGGAGGAGGGGCGCGTTGTGGGCTTCGCGTGCGGCTGCACGGGGGATGACCTGCCTCTGGGGGATGCTGCGGGATATATCACCTGTATCGTGCTGGAGGCGGGTTATGCCAGCGAGGGGACCTATGCTTCGTTGCTGGGCGCAATGGAGGAGCGGTTCAAGGAGCTTGGGAGGAAGCAGGGGGACGTGCTGTTCTTCAACCCGATGCAGCTCCCTTGGTATATTCCAGGGACGGATCGCCACGAGCATAACAATGCGCCGGGGGTGCCCCGCGGGAGCGCGCTGCACGGCTTTCTTCTTCAGCAGGGGTATGCGGAGCGGGCGACGCAGTGCGCGATGTATCTGAAGCTTGGCGATTTCCGCGTGCCGGAGAGCATCCTTGCGAAGGAAGAGAAGGCGGCGGCGCAGGGCTACGCGGTGGAGCTGCTGGACCCTGCGAAGCATCATGGCGTGCCGACGATGCTGGAGGCGCTTGGCAATCCGCTGTGGAAGCGGGAGATCGGGCGCAGCCTGGAGGACGGGACGCCCGTCGTGATTGCGGCTCTGAACGGCGAAGCCGTCGGGTTCGCGGGGCCGGTGATTCGGCAGGCGAACGGCAGGGGGTATTTTGCCGGGATTGGGGTAAGGAGCGAGCATGAGGGGCACGGACTGGGGTCGAGCCTGTTCTTCCGCTTGTGCGAGGCGTTCCAGCGTATCGGGACGGACTATATGTCGCTGTATACGGGCAGCAACAATCCGGCTATGGGGATCTATGAGAAGGCGGGCTTTCGTACGGTCAGGACGTTCGCGATTATGAGGAAGGAGCTGGCGGAATGA